Below is a genomic region from Leptotrichia shahii.
AAACGTTGCAGAAGCAAAACAAGTTGCTGACTTCGCTCACGAACACGATGTAACAGTTGAAGCTGAATTAGGAGTTTTAGCTGGAATTGAAGATGATGTAGTAGCAGCAGAACATGTTTACACTCAACCTGATGAAGTTGAAGACTTTGTATCAAAAACAGGAGTTGATTCATTAGCAATCGCAATCGGAACTTCTCATGGAGCTCACAAATTCAAACCAGGAGACGATCCTAAATTAAGATTAGATATCTTGGCAGAAATTGAAAAAAGAATTCCTGGATTCCCAATTGTATTACATGGTTCATCAGCTGTACCTCATCAATTTGTTGAAATGATTAACCAATATGGTGGACAAATTGCAGATGCAATCGGTATACCTGATTCAGAATTAAGAAAAGCCGCTAAATCAGCAGTAGCTAAAATTAATGTAGATACTGATGGAAGATTGGCTTTCACAGCAGGAATTAGAGAAGTATTCGCTAAAAAACCAGGAGAATTTGATCCAAGAAAATATTTAGGTCCTGCAAAAGATTATATGAAAGAATATTATAAAGATAAAATTAGAAATGTATTTGGAGCAAATGGAGCTTACAAAGCCGGAACTGCAAGATAATAATAAAAACAAAAAATGAAAATTAAATTTGGAACTATCTCAAGTTTATTCTGAAACTTGGGATATTTCCTTTGAAATAATTCAAAAGAATTTTGTTTAAAAAGGTGAAAATTTTTTTTTTCATCTTTTTTTGTGAAAAAAAAATAATTATTAATCAATAAATTTACTAAATCCTATTTAAAAATAGAAGTTATATTTTATATTATTTGCTAACAAAGAATCTTACTAGTTCGCTGTTTAAAACAGAAAATAGTATTAGAATAGAGTTGTTTGGAAACTGTATTTATTATAATTTAATAAAACAGATGCTCTAAAGCAAGGGAATCTTGACCTCTTGTTAAAAAAAAACTAAGTTATCAAACAGATCTAATAAAATTTATACTAAATTTTGTTAAAAAATAGGATAAAATGATATTTCAGTAAATTGCCAGAAATAAATAAAAATTAATAGATATATGAAAAAATGTAGGAGGAAAAAATGGATAAACAAAATAATACGACAAAATATATTTTTGTTACAGGCGGAGTTGTTTCATCACTTGGAAAAGGGATCGTAGCTTCTTCGTTGGGAAGATTGTTAAAGGAGCGGGGATATAAAGTTACAATTCAGAAGTTTGATCCATATATAAATGTGGATCCAGGAACTATGAGTCCTTATCAGCATGGAGAAGTTTTTGTGACAGAGGATGGAGCAGAAACAGATTTAGATTTGGGACATTATGAAAGATTTATCAATGAAAATCTGACAAAATATAATAATTTAACAACAGGAAAAATTATGTCAAAAATTATTGCAAAAGAACGTCGTGGAGAATTTTTGGGTGGAACAGTACAAACAGTCCCTCACATGACTGATGAAATCAAGTATAATGTTATAAAAGCAGCTGAAGAAAATAATTCTGACATTGTAATTACTGAAATTGGTGGAACTATTGGAGATATCGAAAGTGATCCATTTATTGAAGCAATTCGTCAATTAAAAAGAGAAGTTGGAAGAGAAAATATCGCCTATATTCACGTAACATTGCTACCATATTTGAAAGCTGCGGGAGAATTAAAGACAAAACCTACACAGCATAGTGTGAAAATGCTTCAAGGGCTTGGAATCTCGCCTGATGTAATTGTGGTCAGAAGTGAACACCCTGTTGATGAGAATATTAAGAAAAAAATTTCACTTTTCTGTGATATTGATGAAGAAGCAGTTATTGAATCACTAGATGCAGAAAATCTTTATGAAATACCATTGACTATGGAAAAATTAGGACTTGCCGATGTTATTTGTAAACATTTTAAAATAAAAAATGAAAAACCATTATTGAAAGAATGGACTAAAATGGTGGAAAAATTTAAAAATCCTAAAAAACTTGTAAAAGTAGCAATTGTTGGGAAATACATTGAATTAAAGGATGCCTATATAAGTATTCACGAATCAATAGAACATGCTGGATTTAATCTTGATACAGAAGCTGAAATCAACTATTTCAAGGCTGGAGAATTTAATGTGAAGGAATTAGCAGATTATGATGGTATTCTTGTTCCAGGTGGATTTGGTGACAGGGGAATTGATGGAAAAGTTGAAGCAATTAAGTTTGCTAGGGAAAATAATATTCCATTTTTCGGAATTTGCCTTGGAATGCAAATGGCTTGTGTGGAATTTGCAAGAAATGTGCTGGGTTATAAAGATGCAACTTCTACAGAATTTGAAAAAGACACAGCTTACCCAATTATCAGTCTTATGGAAGAACAAAAAGGGCTTAAAAATATGGGAGGAACAATGCGGCTAGGTGCATACCCTTGTGTATTAAAAGAAGATAGTTTGACAGCAAAAGTTTATGGAAAAACTGAAATTGCTGAAAGACATAGACATAGATATGAGTTTAACAATGCTTATAGAGAGGAATTTGAAAAAGCAGGAATGGACATTGTGGGATTATCTCCAGATGGAAATTACGTAGAAGTAATTGAAATAAAAGATCATCCATATTTTATAGCTTCACAATACCATCCAGAATTTAAGAGCCGTCCAAACCGTCCTCATCCATTATTTACAGGCTGGATAAAAGCGGCATTGAAAAAACGAAGCGAAAGATAATAAAATTATAAATATATTAAATATTTTCTAGCAAGGGGTTAAAAGCCCCCTTGTTTATTTTACAAAAAAATGGCAAATAAAAAAACTTGCCATCTTTTTGTTAAAAATTTAAATTAATTAATTATTTTCTCTATAATAATCCCATTCATCAACTTTTGTACCGTTATTAAATCTGCATACTCCTCTTTCATTTCCATTTTTATCTTTTTCAGTAACAGATTTTCCACCTTTATCAACACAGAATTTAGAAGCTGGATTTGGCATTCCAATTACCGCTGCTTCAGCATCTCTTGGAGTATTATTTTGTCTATAGTATTCCCATTCTTCCATAGCTGTACCATCTTTTAACATACAGACTCCATAATCACCTTTACTACTTTTTACAATAATAGATTTTCCACCTTGTTTTGTACAATAGTCAGAAGCTGGATTTGATGATGTTACTTTTGAAAGTGCTGGAACTGTTGCTGCTGGTTTATTATTATCATTATTTTTCTTTTTAAAGAATCTAAAACTTGCTGACATTCCAGAAATAGACATAATAACCATCATTGCACTTACTGTAATTTTTAAATTTTTCATTTTTTTAT
It encodes:
- a CDS encoding CTP synthase translates to MDKQNNTTKYIFVTGGVVSSLGKGIVASSLGRLLKERGYKVTIQKFDPYINVDPGTMSPYQHGEVFVTEDGAETDLDLGHYERFINENLTKYNNLTTGKIMSKIIAKERRGEFLGGTVQTVPHMTDEIKYNVIKAAEENNSDIVITEIGGTIGDIESDPFIEAIRQLKREVGRENIAYIHVTLLPYLKAAGELKTKPTQHSVKMLQGLGISPDVIVVRSEHPVDENIKKKISLFCDIDEEAVIESLDAENLYEIPLTMEKLGLADVICKHFKIKNEKPLLKEWTKMVEKFKNPKKLVKVAIVGKYIELKDAYISIHESIEHAGFNLDTEAEINYFKAGEFNVKELADYDGILVPGGFGDRGIDGKVEAIKFARENNIPFFGICLGMQMACVEFARNVLGYKDATSTEFEKDTAYPIISLMEEQKGLKNMGGTMRLGAYPCVLKEDSLTAKVYGKTEIAERHRHRYEFNNAYREEFEKAGMDIVGLSPDGNYVEVIEIKDHPYFIASQYHPEFKSRPNRPHPLFTGWIKAALKKRSER
- a CDS encoding putative hemolysin yields the protein MKNLKITVSAMMVIMSISGMSASFRFFKKKNNDNNKPAATVPALSKVTSSNPASDYCTKQGGKSIIVKSSKGDYGVCMLKDGTAMEEWEYYRQNNTPRDAEAAVIGMPNPASKFCVDKGGKSVTEKDKNGNERGVCRFNNGTKVDEWDYYRENN
- a CDS encoding class II fructose-bisphosphate aldolase — protein: MKYHFKDLGLSNTKEMFAKANKEGYAVPAFNFNNMEQLQGIIEACVEEGSPVILQVSTGARKYIGKEMLPWLAKAATAYVEASGSDIPVALHLDHGPNYAEARDCIEYGFSSVMYDGSHHPYDENVAEAKQVADFAHEHDVTVEAELGVLAGIEDDVVAAEHVYTQPDEVEDFVSKTGVDSLAIAIGTSHGAHKFKPGDDPKLRLDILAEIEKRIPGFPIVLHGSSAVPHQFVEMINQYGGQIADAIGIPDSELRKAAKSAVAKINVDTDGRLAFTAGIREVFAKKPGEFDPRKYLGPAKDYMKEYYKDKIRNVFGANGAYKAGTAR